The genomic segment CCTGGGGTTGGGTCAGGACCCGACGGAAGTGGCCGCGGGCATCGCCAAGATCGTGTACGAGCTGGGCGTCCAGGTGCCGGACACGCGCGTCCTGCTGCTGGGCCTGCTGCCGCGCGGCTTCAGCGCGACCGACCCGTTCCGCGCTCAGATCGCGGAAGTGAACAGCATGATCTCCTATTTGGACGACGGGTACCGGGTGAATTACATGGACATCGGTTGGCTCTTCCCCTCGCCAGACGGTTCGATCAGTCCGGATGTGATGTCGGACGGCGCCCACCCGACCTTGTGGGGCTACCAACTCTACACGTCCCTCGTTCTGCCGGCACTCAAGGACTTGCTCGACCCGTAACGGACCCCCTGGATCAGAAAGCGAGCCCGCACTTCCACTTCGGTCTAGACCGAGTGCCCGACTGCCGATTCGGCGGTCGAAGTCAATTCCTGTGCCGCGCCCGGTTCCGGGCACGTGGATTGCACATATTACAAGGGCCGTTCACGCCCCCGGCATTTCGGGCGCCTCGTCACCAGCCCACAGCCGGGACGTCCACTGTTCATTTCGGAGAGCAGTCATGTCGATGCGATTCGTCAAATATCTCGCCCCGGCCGTTCTGGTACTCGCGGCCGGCCCTGTATCCGCTCAGCACGGCGGCGGTCACGGCGGCGGGGGACATGCGGGCGGGGGACACGCGGGCGGCGGGTATCACGGCGGTGGGGCCTACGGCGGCGGCGGCGCCTATCATGCCGGCTATGGCGGATACCGCGGCGGGTACTCGGGTGGTTCCCGCGGCTATCGCGGGTACGGATATGGTGGCTACGGCGGATACGGCTACGGTCTCGGCTACGGCGGCTACGGTTATGGTCTCGGCTACGGCGGCCTGGGGTACGGCGGGTACGGATACGGTCTGGGGTACGGCGGCGGGTACTACTCTCCCTCCTACAGCGGCTATTCGTACTCCTCTCCCTACACGTACTCGTACCCCCTGAATTACTCCTACGACACCACCACGTACCCGTACTCCGGCTCTGTCGTGAGCGACGGGAGCGTCGTCCAGAGCACGAGCGGTTACACTCCGTCGGCATCGGCGGTCGCCGCACCGGCGACGCTCACCGTAACCGTTCCCAGTGATGCCCAGGTGTGGTTCGACGGGAAGGAAGTCTCGGGCAGCGGAACCAGCCGGGTGTTTACCTCGCCGGCGCTCCAACCGGGCCAATCGTCGGTCCTCTCGATCAAAGCCCGTTGGAACGGGAACGACCGCACCATGCAAATTCCGGTCACGGCCGGCGACAAGATGAGCGTCGATCTCCGTGACTCTCAGTAACCAAACTCGCCTCAGTGCGTAACGGTCATGCCCCGTGGTGAAACCCACGGGGCATGACCGTTACGTAACTTGCTCCTGTCTCATTTCTCGTCACCTCGGCCGTTCCACCGGATTGAAGAGCCCGCCCTGGACGGCTTCGCTCTCAAATCATGACCCTCGTCTGACCGCGTTGGATTCCACCCGACCGACGGTATATCCCGGTAGCAACCGCGGCGGCGACCGGACCCCGGGTCGCGGCTGGGGCGTCGTCGCGCCCGCCGGTCAGAAGGCCCAGTTTCTTGAGCCTTCCTCACGGGCAGCACAAGCGAAGTCGCCGGTACGGGATTTCGATGCCGGCTCACGGCGCGCCACAACTCGCGCGCTGTGGGGCGCTCGTGGCCGCGCGTGAACCCGCGGTGCGAACAGCAGTTCCCGGTCACCGCCGATACGCCACAAGGGTCGTGCGTCGAACTCTCAAGGTGCCTACAATCTATCATCCGCTCACTAAACAAACTCTCCGAGATTTGTCATGACGGCTGTCCTTGAGCCCCCCTCTCGTCCCCCCGGCTTCCTGGACCGCGCACGGACCGTCGCCCCGCCCGGGTTCAACCGGTGGCTCGTCCCGCCCGCCGCGCTCGCCATTCACCTGTGCATCGGCGAGGTGTACGCCTTCAGCGTGTTCAAGCTGCCGCTCACGCAGCTCGTCGGCATCGACCACGCCGCGCCCGGCGACTGGACGCAGCCGTCCGTGGCCTGGGTGTTCAGCATCGCCATCGTGTTCCTCGGCTTGTCGGCCGCGCTGTTCGGCTCCTGGCTCGAACGCGCCGGGCCGCGCAAGGCCATGTTCGCTTCGGCCGCGTGCTTCGGGGGCGGGTTCCTCGTGTCGGCCGCGGGCGTGTGGCTGCACCAGATCGGGTTGCTGTACCTCGGGTACGGCGTGCTCGGCGGCATCGGCCTGGGCCTGGGTTACATCTCGCCCGTTTCCACGCTCATCAAGTGGTTCCCCGACCGACCGGGCATGGCGACCGGGCTGGCGATCATGGGGTTCGGCGGCGGGGCGATGGTCGCCTCGCCGCTGTCGAACTTCCTCATGCACACCTACCGGTCGCCGAGTTCGACCGGCGTGGCGGAGTCGTTCGCCACGCTCGGCGCGCTCTACTTCGCGTTCATGATGTTCGGCGCGCTGACGGTTCGGGTGCCCGCCGCCGGGTGGACGCCGCCGGGCGCGGTGCGGAAGTCGGCGCCCCGCACCGCGAGTGTGACCCCGGCCGATGCGATCCGCACGCCACAGTTCTGGCTCCTGTGGGCCGTGTTGCTCCTGAACGTGACCGCGGGCATCGGCGTGCTGGAGCAAGCGTCGCCGATGATCCAGGAGATGTTCCCGGGCCGGGTGTCGGCCGGGGCCGCGGCCGGGTTCGTGGGGCTGTTGAGCCTGTTCAACATGGCCGGGCGGTTCCTGTGGTCGTCCACTTCGGACGCGATCGGGCGGAAGCCGACGTACGCGATCTTCTTCGCGCTCGGCGCGGTCCTGTACGCGCTCACGCCGACGACGGGGCACCTCGGCAACGTGGTCCTCTTCATCGCGTGCTACGCGGTCATCCTCAGCATGTACGGCGGCGGGTTCGCGACCATCCCGGCGTACCTGCGCGACCAGTTCGGCACGGGACAGGTCGGGGCGATCCACGGCCGGCTCCTGACTGCATGGTCGCTCGCCGGCGTGGCGGGGCCGCTGCTGGTGAACTACATCCGCGAGGCCCAGATCGCGGACGGTGTGCCGAAGGCCGAGGCGTACACGGTCGTCATGTACCTGATGGCCGGGCTGCTCATCGTCGGCTTCGTGTGCAACATCCTGGTCCGGCGCGCCGTGCGCGTGCCACAGACCGCGAGCGAGGTCGCGGCCGCCGACGCCGCGGCCGCGGAAGCCGACGCGCACGCGCCAGTCGTGGCCGAGTGGCCGACCGTCGGGTTCCGGTGGGCGTGTGTTGCCGTCCCGCTCGCGTGGGGCGTGTCGATGACGGTCGTCAGCTCGCTGCCGCTGTTCCGGTGACCGCGCCGTAGCGGCGGGGCCGCGGCGCGCGATATGGTGGGGGAATGACGGAACAGGAATGGCTGACGAGTACGAACCTGCGGGAGATGTTCGGCCACGTGCCCGTGAAAAAAGACAGCCGTCGGCTCCGGTTGTTCGCGTGTGCCTGCTGTAGACGAGTGTGGAATCAGTTTATCGATCCGTTCACGGTTGGGGTCGTTTCGGTAGCGGAGGCGTTCGCCGACGGGCAGGTGAGTGAAGGGGCCTTTGCGCGTCTTCGAGATGCGGCATTTGCGGCGGTCTCGGAGACCGAACAGACGTCCGTTGGGTCTGGTTACCTCTACCACGTCGCTCGCTCTGCAGCTCACGCCTGTGCAAATGACATTTGCGAGGGGCCGATGAGGGTGTGCCTCGACACGCGCCGGGCCGCGGCCGACCTCCCCGCCGAGGGCTACGAAGCGTATGGGGGTGAGCAGGAGCTGCCCGCAGAGTTCTTGGCCGAAGTCGCGGCGCAAGCCGATCTGCTCCGCGACATCTTCGGCAACCCGTTCCGCTCGGCCGAACTCCAAGTCGAATGGCTCACGTCCGACGTGCTGGCCCTGGCCCGCGGCATCTACGCGGACCGCGCCTTCGATCGGATGCCGATCCTCACGGACGCCCTTCAAGATGCCGGTTGCGACGACGCGGACCTCCTCGACCACTGCCGAGAACCGGGCGCGCACGTGCGCGGGTGCTGGGCGGTCGATCGGCTCCTGGGACGCACATAGAGCCACACGCCACCTCACGCTCGAACGAGATCGGCCCTGAAACACCTCGCCCCCGGCACGGGCCGGAGTTTTAGAATACGGTGGCGGACCGGGCGGATGTTGGGAGTGATTCCATCGTAGTCATCACGCTCCGCGTGATGTCCGCTGAGATCGGACGGGTGTCGCTCACCTCGGAAGCGCGAAGGCCGGGGACATCACGCGGAGCGTGATGACTACGATCCCGAATCCACGCCGCTTTGTGCACGCGCTTTCCGCCACCGTTTCTTTGCCCCTTCGGGGCTCAAACCCATACCGTTCGGCGAAGGTCACGGGGGGCCCCTTTCGCGAAGCCAGAAATAAGCACTTACCGCAACTCATCTGGCCGGATGAACTCTTCGCCGAACAGGGAATGAGGTCGAAGCGAATCAGCAGTCGGTTCAACCGTTGGCGGCGTCGCGCGGCATCGGCGCGATCTCGACGTCTTCCCCTTCGTCGCGCCCGCCCCACCCCGGCCCGCGTCCGCGTTCACCACCGGGGCCGCCCGGCCCGCCGCGCCCGCCCGGGCCGGGAGGGCCGAAGCCGCCCGGCCCGCGTCCGCCCGTACCCGGGGCCGAAGCCGCGCCCGCCCGCGCCGGGATGACCGAAGCCGCCGGGGCCGCCCGGACCCTTTGGCCACGCACCGTGATCGGCGCCCGGCCGCGCACCGGGTGCCCGCCCGGCCCGTGGTGCCCGTGGCCGTGGATCGCCGCGATCAGCTTGTGGGCCGCGACCGCCTTCGCGGGGTCGTCGCCGTCCGCGAGCTTCTGAAGGGCCGGCAGCGCCGGTGCCCCAACGGCGACGATCGCGCCGCGGGCGCTGTCCCGCACCGTGTCGTGCGGGTCGGTGATCTTGGCCAGCAGCACGACCAGCCAGGCGTCCACGACCGCGTCGGACTTCGGCGCGGGCGGCCCCTTCTTCTCCTCGAACTTCTTGTCGCCTTTCTTGTCTTCGCCCTTCTTTTTGTCGTCGCCGCCCTTGCCGGGGAAGCCCTTCCCGCCCTTGCCGAACGGCGGCTGGTTGCCGCCGGCGTCCGCCATGAGGACGCTCGTTGTGACCGCCATACCCGCGACGAGAGCGAGTGGAGCGATGACCTTGGATGCCCAAAACATTCGTGTACTCCGCTGATATGGAGAGGGGGCGATTGGGGCGGTGCCCGTCACCGCCCGGTCGGGTTCGCTACACCTAGGGAAACGCGGCCGTTCGCGATCTCGAGACCGATTTCAGATCGTTCTCATCAACTCCGTTTAGATGAGTCGCCACCGCCGCGGCGTTTCGTTTATCCTGATGAGGGCTCCCGCGAGGAACACGAATGGCTGTCGAGAGCGAAGCGGACATTGCCGACCTGTTGGCGCGCGTCCGCGGCGGCGACCAGGCGGCGCTGGCCGAGTTGTACGCCCGCCACCGCGACAAGTTGCGGCGCATGGTGCAACTGCGGCTCGACCGCCGGCTCGCCGGACGCGTGTCGCCGTCGGACGTGCTGCAAGAGGCGTACATCGACGCGGTGAAGCGGATCGACCACTACTTCGAGAAGCCGGACCAGCCGTTTTTCGGCTGGCTGCGGCTCGTCGTGGGGCAGCGGCTGGCGGACGTCCACCGCGAGCACCTCGCGCTGAAGCGGGACGTGGGCCAGGAGGTGCCCATCAACCGCGGCGCCCCGGGCGCGGACTCGGCGTGCCTGGCCGCGTGCCTGCTCGGCACCGGCACCAGCCCGAGCCACGCGGCCGCCCGCACCGAGTCGTTCGCCCGGCTCGAAGAGGCGCTCGACCAGATGGACCCGCTCGACCGCGAGGTGCTGGCCCTGCGGCACTTCGAGGAGCTGAGCAACACCGACACGGCAACGGTGTTGGAGATCCAGCCCGCCGCCGCGAGCAAGCGGTACGTGCGGGCGCTGGCCCGGCTCAAGCAGATCCTCGAAACGCTCCCGGGCTTCGGCGCCGACAGTGCGGGGTAACGCTTCCGTTCTTCACCCCGAAGGGGTGGGACAGCATAGCCCCGGGCAACGCCCTGGGGACCGATTGGAAACGGGCATGCAGCCCGAAGGGCTGCGACACGAGCGACGGTGGTGTCTCGTACGCACTCGCGTGAATTCGTGATGGTGTCGGGGCGTCTGTGCCGGGACGTCTTCTGTAGCCGGCCTCTGTGAGGCCGGGGCGACACGATCGGTGTGAAGAAAGGCAGCCATGCATTCCGACGATCGCGACCCGGTGGACGTGCTGGCCGAAGAGTTCGCCGACCGGCTGCGCCGCGGCGAGCACCCGTCCGTCAGCGCGTACGCCGCGGCGCACCCGGACCACGCCGATCAGCTCAAGGAGCTGCTGCCGGCCGTCGCGCAGATGGAGCTGCTGAAGCGGTTCCGCCACCCGGTCGCGGCCGAAGCGTCGCTCCCGGACCGGCTCGGCGACTTCCGCATCGTCCGCGAACTCGGCCGCGGCGGGATGGGCGTGGTGTTCGAGGCGGTGCAGGAGTCGCTCGGCCGCCCGGTCGCGCTCAAGGTGCTCGCCCGGCACGCCCAGCTCGACCCGGTCCGGCGCGAACGGTTCGTCCGCGAGGCCCAGACCGCCGCGAAGCTGCACCACACCAACATCGTCCCCGTGTTCGGCGTCGGCGAACAGGACGGGCTCCCGTACTACGTCATGCAACTCATTCCCGGCTGCGGGCTGCACGCGATCGTGTGGGAGTGGCGCCAGCGCGCGGGGCGGACCGGCGGGGCCGACCGCGAAACGCTCGTGAAGAACCCCGATACCAAACCCGCGGGCGCGAGCGGCGGGGCCCCGCCCGGCGCGGCCGCGAGCGCCGCCCCGCCCTACGGCAACTGGCGGTTCGTCGCCGGGGCCGGCCTCCAGGTGGCCTACGCGCTGCACTACGCGCACCGGCAGGGCGTGCTCCACCGCGACGTGAAGCCGGCCAACCTGATCCTCGACGGCGAGACCGTGTGGGTGACCGATTTCGGCCTGGCGAAGCTGATGAACACGGACGGGCTGACCGCGACCGGTGACATCCTGGGCACGCTCCAGTACCTGCCGCCCGAGTGCCTGGTCGGCGACGCCGGGCCGCGCAGCGACGTCTACGGCCTCGGCGCCACCCTGTACGAACTGCTCACGCTCGAACCGCCCTACGCCGCCGACAGCCCCGCGAAGCTCGTCAGGCTCGTGGCCGACACCGACCCGCGCCCGCCGCGCGAGCTGAACCCGGACATCCCGCGCGACCTCGAAACCATCGTCCTCAAGGCGATGGCCCGCGAGCCCGGCGCCCGGTACGCGACCGCCCGGGACATGGCCGAAGACCTGGACGCGTTCCTGGAGGACCGGCCCATCAAGGCCCGGCGCACGTCACCCGTGGTCCGCGCCTGGCGCTGGTGCCGGCGGAACCCGGCGGTCGCCTCGCTCGCGCTCAGCACCGTGATCGCGCTGACGCTGGCGACCGCCGCCGGGTGGGCGGCCTACGCGCGGACGAACGAGGCGCTGGACCGGGAATCGGCCCTCCGAAAGGCCGCAGAGGACGCGAAAACCGATGCGCAGCACATGTCCGATCGGCTCGAAGCCAACTTGCAGCTCTCGCTGGACACGGTCAACAAGGTGTTCGTAGCGGCGGGCGGGGGGCGTCAGGGGTTCGGCGCGTTCATGTCGCCGCTGGGGGGGCCGGGGCGCGGGCCGGGCGGCCCGGACCGCGGCCCCGGCGGTCCGCCCGGCGGACCGGACCACGGACCGAACGGCGGCCCCGCGGCCGAATCGGCCTCGGACAAGGCCGCGATCCTTGATGCCGTTCTCGACTTCTATGACAAGTTCGCCGAGCAGACGCCGCCCGACCCGGAGCTCCAGTTCGAGGCCGCGAAGGCGTCGCGCCGGGTGTGCGAGGTGTACGTGTGGCTGAGGCGGCCGGAAAAAGCGGTGGCGGCCTTCGGCCGCGCCGTCGGGCTACTCGAGCCGCTCGTCAAACGGTTCCCGGGTGACGACGCGAAACGATCGGAACTGGTGATGGCGTACCTGATCGCGCCGCCGGAAGCGTACCCGGTGGACCGTGAAGCGGGTTTGCGCCGCGCGGACGAGCTGGCGCGGGAGCACGCCTGGCTGACGGGCCTGGTCCAGTTCCGCACCGGTCTCAACCGCGAGCAGGCCGGCGACCGCCGCGGCGCCGAGACCGCGTACCGCACCGCGGTCGGGGCCCTCGCGTCCGTCGCCCCCGCGGCCCGCCCGATGTGCGGGCAACTCGACCTCGCGGTCGCACGCCTGCGTTTGGCCGCGACGCTGAAGGACCGTGACGCGCGCACCGCTCGAATGGTGCTGGAACAGTCGGTCGCGGACTTGAAAAGCAGCCCGAGCCACGGCGAAGGGCCGAGCCCCGAACTGGATTTGCTGTCGTTCACTTACAGGGAGTTATCGCAGGTGTGTACTTACCTGGACGACCCCAAGGGAGCCAAAGAGGCCGAATCGAACTCGCAACTCTACGGCGGATTCGGCCGCCCCGGTGGGTTCGGCGGTCACGGCGGGAAGAAGGACGGCTTCGGCGGGAAGAAGGACGGCTTCGGCGGCGGAAAGAGGGACTGGCCGCCGAAGAACTGATACGACCCCAGCGAAGTTATTCTCGGCGTCACCGGGAGTGACACAAGGCGGGCTCTTCTCGGGCGGCCGACTGTCTCCGACAGTCGGTGGTCGCACCCCGGGTGTCGCTGAACGGTTCTTCTCGGAGCGGCCGTCGCGCCGTCGCTGTCGGAGACAGCGACCCACCCGAGAACGGCATTTTATCGGCTGAAAGTATAGCTTGGCTTCACCGGCCCTTGACCGCTGATTTCGGCGGGGTCGGGTACTTCACCGGGTCGATGCGCGACATCGCCTTGCCCGCCGCGCCGCGGACCCGGGCGTCGCGGT from the Frigoriglobus tundricola genome contains:
- a CDS encoding GDSL-type esterase/lipase family protein; this translates as MRNDENLGQLYAGERPSVLFLGDSITDFLQNDAGGPVWDEYYAPLGAMDFGVAAVRTAHVLWQVESGQVAVAAPKVVVLLIGSNNLGLGQDPTEVAAGIAKIVYELGVQVPDTRVLLLGLLPRGFSATDPFRAQIAEVNSMISYLDDGYRVNYMDIGWLFPSPDGSISPDVMSDGAHPTLWGYQLYTSLVLPALKDLLDP
- a CDS encoding TIGR03000 domain-containing protein; amino-acid sequence: MSMRFVKYLAPAVLVLAAGPVSAQHGGGHGGGGHAGGGHAGGGYHGGGAYGGGGAYHAGYGGYRGGYSGGSRGYRGYGYGGYGGYGYGLGYGGYGYGLGYGGLGYGGYGYGLGYGGGYYSPSYSGYSYSSPYTYSYPLNYSYDTTTYPYSGSVVSDGSVVQSTSGYTPSASAVAAPATLTVTVPSDAQVWFDGKEVSGSGTSRVFTSPALQPGQSSVLSIKARWNGNDRTMQIPVTAGDKMSVDLRDSQ
- a CDS encoding L-lactate MFS transporter, which encodes MTAVLEPPSRPPGFLDRARTVAPPGFNRWLVPPAALAIHLCIGEVYAFSVFKLPLTQLVGIDHAAPGDWTQPSVAWVFSIAIVFLGLSAALFGSWLERAGPRKAMFASAACFGGGFLVSAAGVWLHQIGLLYLGYGVLGGIGLGLGYISPVSTLIKWFPDRPGMATGLAIMGFGGGAMVASPLSNFLMHTYRSPSSTGVAESFATLGALYFAFMMFGALTVRVPAAGWTPPGAVRKSAPRTASVTPADAIRTPQFWLLWAVLLLNVTAGIGVLEQASPMIQEMFPGRVSAGAAAGFVGLLSLFNMAGRFLWSSTSDAIGRKPTYAIFFALGAVLYALTPTTGHLGNVVLFIACYAVILSMYGGGFATIPAYLRDQFGTGQVGAIHGRLLTAWSLAGVAGPLLVNYIREAQIADGVPKAEAYTVVMYLMAGLLIVGFVCNILVRRAVRVPQTASEVAAADAAAAEADAHAPVVAEWPTVGFRWACVAVPLAWGVSMTVVSSLPLFR
- a CDS encoding sigma-70 family RNA polymerase sigma factor — protein: MAVESEADIADLLARVRGGDQAALAELYARHRDKLRRMVQLRLDRRLAGRVSPSDVLQEAYIDAVKRIDHYFEKPDQPFFGWLRLVVGQRLADVHREHLALKRDVGQEVPINRGAPGADSACLAACLLGTGTSPSHAAARTESFARLEEALDQMDPLDREVLALRHFEELSNTDTATVLEIQPAAASKRYVRALARLKQILETLPGFGADSAG
- a CDS encoding serine/threonine-protein kinase, with the protein product MHSDDRDPVDVLAEEFADRLRRGEHPSVSAYAAAHPDHADQLKELLPAVAQMELLKRFRHPVAAEASLPDRLGDFRIVRELGRGGMGVVFEAVQESLGRPVALKVLARHAQLDPVRRERFVREAQTAAKLHHTNIVPVFGVGEQDGLPYYVMQLIPGCGLHAIVWEWRQRAGRTGGADRETLVKNPDTKPAGASGGAPPGAAASAAPPYGNWRFVAGAGLQVAYALHYAHRQGVLHRDVKPANLILDGETVWVTDFGLAKLMNTDGLTATGDILGTLQYLPPECLVGDAGPRSDVYGLGATLYELLTLEPPYAADSPAKLVRLVADTDPRPPRELNPDIPRDLETIVLKAMAREPGARYATARDMAEDLDAFLEDRPIKARRTSPVVRAWRWCRRNPAVASLALSTVIALTLATAAGWAAYARTNEALDRESALRKAAEDAKTDAQHMSDRLEANLQLSLDTVNKVFVAAGGGRQGFGAFMSPLGGPGRGPGGPDRGPGGPPGGPDHGPNGGPAAESASDKAAILDAVLDFYDKFAEQTPPDPELQFEAAKASRRVCEVYVWLRRPEKAVAAFGRAVGLLEPLVKRFPGDDAKRSELVMAYLIAPPEAYPVDREAGLRRADELAREHAWLTGLVQFRTGLNREQAGDRRGAETAYRTAVGALASVAPAARPMCGQLDLAVARLRLAATLKDRDARTARMVLEQSVADLKSSPSHGEGPSPELDLLSFTYRELSQVCTYLDDPKGAKEAESNSQLYGGFGRPGGFGGHGGKKDGFGGKKDGFGGGKRDWPPKN